The Dryobates pubescens isolate bDryPub1 chromosome 9, bDryPub1.pri, whole genome shotgun sequence DNA window ctgaggggtgggtgccaagaggaaggggacaggctcttttcagtggtacccagtaacagagtagaatagaaaagaatagaatagaccagaccaggttggaagagatctttgagaataggacaaggagtaatggatataagccagaacacaggaagttccacctcaacatgagaaacttttttactgtaagggtggtggagcactggaacaggcccacagaggttgtggagtctccttctctggagactttaaaagCCAACCTGAACAGGTTCCTGTGttacctgccctaagtgatcctgccttggcggggagggggggggagggaagggagggagggttggacccaatgatctctggaggtcccttccaacccctaacattctatgattctacaatttgCTTAAGTGGGAAAATATGCCTCTACTCCAGCCAACACGTATCTTTGGTCACTTTCCTTCAGCAAGATCATCTGAAAAACCAGTACCCAATGGGAACAACAAAAGCTCACACAAATAGTAACTTCAGAATTTTAATCAGGAAATCTTTAACAAATTATCAGGAATTTTGACTGACATTCATGTAAATGTTATGGTAATTTTGAGCAGTTTATAGATAATGGAAATTGATTAAATTCAACATGCACTGGAAATTGTTCATCCAGCCCTGAGCTGAAGCATTTAGCAAGTACAGTCAACTTCTGGGGACAGTATTAGTCCTGAAGTTGTGTTTTCCATCAGATCATTTTTTCAAATAATTATCACTTAACAGCTACAATCTAAACCACCTCACTTACTTATATCTGGCAACACAAGTGAAAACTTTCAGTACACTCCATCTGAAGCTCTTCGATTTCTCTTGGCCTCAACCATTTTGCAGAATTGGAAAGTGAAAATGTTCAGACATATGACAATGTCGACTGTCCCACAGATCACACAAAGATGGGCAGCAGGATTATGCATACCTCTTTATTCATAGCCATGACTACTTTGCCACACATCCCATTTCAGGTATTTTTTAAGTTAAGACAACCATTATTTCATTGGAGGAGACAAGCTCCCTGCTCTTCTTCCCAAAGATAGGAAAGCACACCAGCATATGTATCTTCATTTGATAGGTAACAAGGCCATTTTAATAACAGAATCCTCAACCCAGAAACCATTAAATCCTCCTTCCCAAAACCAGCTGCACGCAACTTTCTTGGGAACTCAAAACCTGACTTGCGCTCGGAAATGCATCTGCTTTGTAGCATTGTTACTCATTCCTGTCTTGAGCATCCACTTTGACTTCATCCTCTGCAGGTACTGCATATCACGCTGCTGAGCAAAGGCTGCTCCTTCAGAGAGagatggggaagagaaagaggcatAAATGTCTGTAGGGTTACTTACTACTCATAAGCAAACCAGTTTATCTGTCCGCTTACATCAACAGTTAGCTGTGTATTTTTCTTCCTATACTGCCACACTTTTCACTCTGCTCTTGGGAAAGGCAAATTACCCTCTATGAACACCCATAACTGATTAAAGGAAAAGACTGTTTTGCATGCaacttttttattttcaaagagGATACAGATCATTGCTCCACCTGTCAGAGAATGATCTATGTTACACCATTAAATAGCAAAATAGTAGTTTTGACAGGTAAAGATTATTATCCTAGAAACCAACTTCTTAAGAAGTCACCAAATATAACATGCCTGCTAATGAACTGAAGAGCTTACACAGAAGCTACAATGGATTTTAGACACAAATGACTTCCTGTAACTTCTTCTTGGATgtcaggaaagaaagggaactTAGCAGAAGCCAAACTGCTGCACAAAACCCCGTGAATGCGAAATGAACTTGACCAATTTAACTGTAGAGTGATAACATCCTAgaacctcctcctctgcaaaacCCTCACATTGTCACTTACCTGTTTGACTTGTCCATCCCAAAGCTCTGTACTGCTGCAACACTCGACCCACTGCTTTCTTATTTTTTGCAACAGCCACTGTTCTTGACAGACCAAAGCGCTGCTTGTAGTATCTCATTAAAGAACGGTGACCCACCCTTGCACCTGTTCAAAGGAGGCAGTAGTTTGCTATGCGTTTATCAAGTAGCTTCTGAAATGCAGTAGTTGAATTTATTGTGAAAACTGTGAAAATCCCTATGCTGAGGCATGCTTTTAAAAGGCCCAGAACCTTAAAATCTTTCACAAAAAATCTATCACAAATTCAAtgtaattccttcaagagctgctgaaCTGCACTCTACCTTGAAGTAAAAAAATGGGTAAAGAGTGCTCTTGTCCAAGAGTGCCTTAGCTTAGCTAACGCTCAAGCAGTTATCAGAAAAGTTTAATTAGGGGAATGAACAGAAAGGCAATGAATGCTGTTTCAGGTAACAAGAGAAgtaaatgaacaaacaaaaaaagatgcAAGAATGCCAAGAGCTACACATGGCAAGGATAAAATTGTTTAAATAATTCAATTGAACTAATTTACTAAATTACTTACCAATTGCCCCTCTGAAAAATAACTAGGCTAAAACAAATTATAACCTCTCCAAGTTACACTAAAACAAGATATGGAAACTCTTGAAGCATATCATTTAAGTCACATGTTGATGAAGAGATAAAGTGGACAAAGGAACCACCTGCCCCAGTCAACATATACATTAATGCTAAAGAAGTTGAACTACTTGGAAGTGATAATAACAGAAGGTgagaacaaaaccccaaagacaCTGAGATGCAAAATTACCTTCTCCCTTGCCAAAGGAAAACACTTACCACAATGACCTGTGCTGCAGGTAATGGCTGCTACTATGAGAAATACAGAGAAAGTATGTCATTACACAAATTTTATGCCTACCTGAAGGAAGGATCAGCTCCATGGTGTCATCATCATAATCTaaatctctctctgctgggCGGTCTCCAGGCGCATCCACACCTTCCCCATCCTTGTGATCAGGGTAACTGCTCCTGTAGAAAATTAGCAGTACATGGCTATTCAGACATATTACACACACAAACTGCTACAGCAAGCCTGAAACATTTTCACTCTTCACTTACCTTGCTGTGAGACTTTTCCCTAGTACCACCCTGTCCTGAACAGAGGCTGAAGGACCACTCTTCCTCCACCTGGTTCTACAACTCAGCAtagttctgctgctgcacatcTGACAGTGACTTAGGATGAGATGCCTCCACTGTGCAGCACACCAGCTTTGCACAGCTACTGAATGGGCACTCCCAGAACATCCACTAAATCCACCTTGTCATCACAATAGGAGGCATTTCAGAGCAAAATTAACACAGCGCAGGACACGTTAgaggaagttcaacaagagaCTTCCAAATCACAGCAGTCCTGTTTTAACTCCAGCTACTGGAAATGGATACTGAAAATCTACAGTAGGTACTAACACCACAATCTGCCTGAAAGGTAACAGAAAAGACACTTAGGCCCTTTTATGGTCTTTGCTGGTTCACTGAAATTGCAACTATTAAGCAAACACACAAGACAATTAAAAAAAGGCGTTTTCATGTATGACTGGTATTAGTGGTCACAGGAGAGGACAACCAATCACACTCTTATGCTTACCTAGAAAAGTGGTGTACCAGCTATGGAAAATTAGCAACAGAACCAGAAACAGGACCGTATTACAGGAATGAATAATAGTTTCTCACGTGATATCCAACTGCCCTTTCAGCTGCCCCCATCTGTATTACAAAGAAAAACATCTTCACCTAAAATCATAGAAGTCTGCAAATTCCAGGGCAGCATCCCCATCTGTGAAGAGTTTGCAGTGGCTTTTATCATTCATGTGAGCTTGTACTGCTTCTGTAGAGTAGAAGGATTTCCCTTTTTCATTGCACCAGATGCAGATTTTCCCAACGCCAACTTTTTCTCCTGCAGAAAACATTGACAATTCTGTTGGTCTGAACAGAGTCTCCCTAGTCAGTAAGTAACATTCCTGTGATGTAGTcttcccagcctgcaggcacagaCACTGAGAAAGAGCCTGGAGCCCTGCATTCTCAGAAAAGTCCTGCTGTTCCTATGCCTTGACCATATGGCTCCATCATATGACAAGGTAGGGGTCGTTATACATTCTCAGAGGGAAAAAGATAATATTTTCAGTAAATTTTTCTGATACtccaaaattattttattagtAGTATTATTCTTAGACTTtgaagatactttttttttttttttaaagcttttggcTCTCTTACAAGTACTGTAACCAATGAGATAAGTATTTGTGACTCAATGAGATAAGTATTTGTGACTCATTAGTAGGACAACACATTTCATACGCATGTTTTTAGCAGTTGAGTTTTGTTCTAAGTTTTATGTTAGCTGAACAATTTTCTCAACATTAGAAAACTATGCAAGACCTACATTGTATACGACCACACATCTGCTCAGTGTGGTTTTCTTCTGCTTGCCATGAAAGACTGACCAAGCTAGTGAACTAGACAGCCATGAGATTTCACATTTAAAAAGctaaaccaaaccccaagcaTTTAAAGTCATATCTAAGAAAAATAAGCAATAGCATTATATAATTATcctgatgaaaaaaaatcacagaacatttaCAGGCATACCCAGGTACTTGATTAGTCCTCTGAGATCCACAAGGTACTCTATGTCTGGAATGAAGAAACTGTGAGCTTTTGTCATATGGGCCACATTTTTCGTGAGAGATCTTGAATGGTGGGGACAGAACAAGCAGTCCGTGACCGGTATGGCCCCAAGAGCAAGAGCACTTTCAgtttctgcttcctcctcctcttctcccacacTTTGCATCTCTTCTTCAGAGCCAATGTCTTCATCAGAATCCACATCCTCCCAGTCTTtcaaagaaagatgaaaaaacaCATTTATTTATATGATTAGTTCttccaagcaaagcaaatcCCAGTTAGGTCAGAAAAATAATGCATTTTCCATCCTTACAGCTGAATGTCACAAGGTCACATACAGGTGCAAGAATATACCATTGACAGTGTAATACATTTCTTTATAAGATGCACAGCAAAGCTCAAGTCTGCTTGTAATAAAAGTTGGCAGATCTGATCTTTTATTCTCTATTCTCTCAACGAGTAACACTTTACTGCTGTTTGAAAGCCCTGAATGTAATTCACTAGAGCACAAGAACACAGGCACGGCTCGTCAAAAACAATACAACTATGTCAGAACCACAAAAATACTCATTTCCAGCACTGACTCaacagtgaggggaaaaaacactcTTGTTCACACACACATCTTGACCTAAATAGAGAGGACCGAAGCCAGCTGTCACAGATGTACTATGTGACCTGTTAGTATATATCAAGATATACCAACAATTTAACACATTTACAAGATTACTGTGGAGCCCATTAATGGATAGATGAACCAGCAATCTGATATTACTTCTAGAAGGGATCTAGAAATCTTTCTTAGTAAGTTCAGATCTGGGGCAGTAGCATTTTCCAATACTCTATTTCTACTGGCCCCTTTCCAACTGCCATACACAGAGTTTGAGAACAGGGAACATGGTGCTCCCCAGTGTTGTAGGCTGTTAACTACAGGCCTTTGCTATATCATACAGTTTAAGAATTTTAAacagatacaggctgggcagtgactggcttgagagcagccctaaagaaagggacttggggctgctggtagatgagaagctcaacatgagccactagtgtgcacttgcagcccagaaagccaatcacaacctgggctgcatcaaaagaagcatagccagcagcaGGTCGATGGAGatattctccccctctactttgctctgggtgagatcccacctggagtactgtgtccagttctggagcccctattacaagaaagttatggacatgctggaatgtgtccagagaagggccacgaagatgatcagagggctggagcagctttcctatggagacagactgagttgGGGCTATTtatattgtggccttccagtatctgaaggaggctgaggagaaagctggggaaggacattttaggatgtcagataatgatagaactagggagaatggaacaaaaatagaaatggttagattcagattggatgcgaGTAAGAAAtccttcaccatgagggtggtgagacactggaacaggttgcccagggagatggtggaagcttcatccctggagatttttaagctggacatggctctgagcaacctgatctagtgtgaagtatCTCTGCCCATGGAAGCAGGGTTggaatccttgaggtcccttccaaccctaacaattctatgacactATGTGTAACAGGACACAAAGGTTTCAGTAGTGACACTGGTATAGTGTGTTCCACTTCATTCCAACCTGTCTCCTTGCTGCAGTTCAATCACCCCATGCAACTGCTCCCATAGATGCATTTGGAGCTGCACTGTAAAGTACAACACTGAAAGCATCCAGGTTACTTCTGATGTAATTTTGTGTGGGAAACAGTGCTCATATTTGTGGCTATTTATACTCAACCTTCGCAAGCATTAGTATCTTGCACACTTCCAACACTACGAATCCCTTACTGC harbors:
- the ZNF622 gene encoding cytoplasmic 60S subunit biogenesis factor ZNF622 isoform X1, which encodes MVLSGCWVWGILWILFINVGFFFHSLVMATYTCITCHVAFKDADIQRAHYKTDWHRYNLKRKVADMPPVTAENFQERVLAQRAVAEEQNKITATYCTVCSKRFSTFNAYENHLKSKKHLELEKKAVQAVSKKVKVLNEKNLEKGLALETVNKDEMNTAIQQAIRAQPSSSPKKTALPPSNGSSSPVSTGNASLSQNRDRSGKPPRLRWFEQQAKKLAQQQTEEDDDMDEDWEDVDSDEDIGSEEEMQSVGEEEEEAETESALALGAIPVTDCLFCPHHSRSLTKNVAHMTKAHSFFIPDIEYLVDLRGLIKYLGEKVGVGKICIWCNEKGKSFYSTEAVQAHMNDKSHCKLFTDGDAALEFADFYDFRSSYPDHKDGEGVDAPGDRPAERDLDYDDDTMELILPSGARVGHRSLMRYYKQRFGLSRTVAVAKNKKAVGRVLQQYRALGWTSQTGAAFAQQRDMQYLQRMKSKWMLKTGMSNNATKQMHFRAQVRF
- the ZNF622 gene encoding cytoplasmic 60S subunit biogenesis factor ZNF622 isoform X2, with protein sequence MATYTCITCHVAFKDADIQRAHYKTDWHRYNLKRKVADMPPVTAENFQERVLAQRAVAEEQNKITATYCTVCSKRFSTFNAYENHLKSKKHLELEKKAVQAVSKKVKVLNEKNLEKGLALETVNKDEMNTAIQQAIRAQPSSSPKKTALPPSNGSSSPVSTGNASLSQNRDRSGKPPRLRWFEQQAKKLAQQQTEEDDDMDEDWEDVDSDEDIGSEEEMQSVGEEEEEAETESALALGAIPVTDCLFCPHHSRSLTKNVAHMTKAHSFFIPDIEYLVDLRGLIKYLGEKVGVGKICIWCNEKGKSFYSTEAVQAHMNDKSHCKLFTDGDAALEFADFYDFRSSYPDHKDGEGVDAPGDRPAERDLDYDDDTMELILPSGARVGHRSLMRYYKQRFGLSRTVAVAKNKKAVGRVLQQYRALGWTSQTGAAFAQQRDMQYLQRMKSKWMLKTGMSNNATKQMHFRAQVRF